From Arthrobacter sp. FW306-2-2C-D06B, a single genomic window includes:
- the manD gene encoding D-mannonate dehydratase ManD gives MTRKIVDVDVIVTSPSRNFVTLKITTDDGIIGWGDATLNGRELSVASYLRDHLAPALLGRDPDRIEDTWQYFYRGAYWRRGPVTMAAIGAIDLALWDIKGKALDVPVYQLLGGAARDKILTYTHATGWDLPELLDSVDRRREQGFRAVRAQSGVPGLDKVYGVTKGAAGYEPAGRGAGPVEEDWDTSAYLRHAPKVLTAVREHVGPELKLLHDVHHRLNPTEAARLARSLEDVDLFWLEDVTPAENQRLLRTLRQQTTIPLAIGEVFNTIWDCEQLITERLIDFIRTAVVHAGGISHVRKILALAEVYQIKGAPHGPSDVSPINLSASLHLGLATTNFAIQEYMGYDPLVSEVFQSSFRFEDGYLHPGEEPGLGVHIDEAAAARFPYKQAYLPIARELDGSMKDW, from the coding sequence ATGACCCGAAAAATCGTCGACGTCGACGTCATAGTCACCAGCCCAAGCCGCAACTTCGTCACCCTCAAAATCACCACCGACGACGGCATCATAGGCTGGGGCGACGCCACCCTGAACGGCCGGGAACTCTCCGTAGCCAGCTACCTCCGCGACCACCTCGCCCCCGCCTTGCTCGGACGGGACCCCGACCGCATCGAAGACACCTGGCAGTACTTTTACCGGGGCGCCTACTGGCGCCGCGGACCCGTCACCATGGCAGCCATCGGAGCGATCGACCTCGCCCTCTGGGACATCAAGGGCAAGGCACTGGACGTACCCGTCTACCAGCTGCTCGGCGGAGCCGCCAGGGACAAGATCCTCACCTACACCCACGCGACCGGCTGGGACCTCCCCGAACTCCTCGACTCCGTTGACCGCCGCCGCGAACAAGGCTTCCGTGCCGTCCGCGCCCAGTCAGGTGTACCGGGCCTGGACAAGGTCTACGGTGTCACCAAGGGAGCTGCCGGCTATGAGCCCGCCGGCCGCGGCGCCGGACCGGTCGAAGAGGACTGGGACACTTCCGCCTACCTCCGCCACGCCCCGAAAGTCCTGACCGCCGTCCGCGAGCACGTCGGGCCCGAACTGAAGCTGCTCCACGACGTCCACCACCGCCTCAACCCCACCGAAGCCGCCCGCCTGGCCCGGTCCCTCGAAGACGTAGACCTGTTCTGGCTCGAAGACGTCACCCCGGCCGAAAACCAGCGTCTCCTGCGCACCCTTCGCCAGCAGACCACCATCCCGCTGGCCATCGGCGAGGTCTTCAACACCATCTGGGACTGTGAGCAACTCATCACAGAACGCCTCATCGACTTCATCCGAACCGCCGTCGTCCACGCCGGAGGCATCTCCCACGTCCGCAAAATCCTGGCGCTGGCCGAGGTGTACCAGATCAAGGGCGCACCCCATGGCCCCTCCGATGTCTCCCCGATCAACCTGTCGGCATCGCTGCACCTCGGCCTGGCGACCACCAACTTCGCCATCCAGGAATACATGGGCTACGACCCCCTGGTGTCGGAGGTTTTCCAGTCCAGTTTCCGGTTCGAGGACGGCTATCTCCACCCCGGCGAAGAACCCGGCCTCGGCGTCCACATCGACGAAGCAGCGGCAGCCCGGTTCCCCTACAAGCAGGCCTACCTACCCATCGCACGGGAGCTCGACGGCTCCATGAAGGACTGGTGA
- a CDS encoding helix-turn-helix domain-containing protein has protein sequence MALSVPELAKRLHVNESRARLLVRSGRIPAQMVGGQWIIDEADAAKYRAGGPSGRPLSERSAWQLLKHARNHAVHKADDPDLSPVERHRLNQRLQRLQESPDPLTLLNALLAKRAEKQEFYSNPADLSELREDPRLRLSGVSHPDSGLLSGSELEAYVSRKDFNGLVRDWFLVNAAIGQRANIVLHIADDVPEELPRLLVAADLAERPGVRERNAALDIIRSIRAD, from the coding sequence ATGGCCTTGAGTGTTCCAGAACTGGCGAAACGCCTCCACGTCAACGAAAGCCGGGCACGCCTTCTCGTGAGGTCAGGCCGCATCCCTGCCCAGATGGTCGGCGGACAATGGATCATCGATGAAGCAGACGCTGCCAAATACAGGGCCGGTGGACCCTCGGGGCGGCCCTTATCCGAGCGCAGCGCCTGGCAGCTTCTCAAGCACGCACGCAATCACGCGGTTCACAAGGCAGATGATCCCGACCTGTCACCAGTCGAAAGGCACCGACTAAACCAACGATTGCAGCGGTTGCAGGAATCACCGGACCCGTTGACTCTCCTCAACGCGTTGCTGGCCAAGCGCGCCGAGAAGCAGGAGTTCTACTCCAACCCCGCAGACCTTTCAGAACTGCGCGAGGACCCGCGCCTCCGGCTTTCCGGAGTCTCCCATCCGGATTCCGGGCTGCTATCCGGATCCGAGCTCGAGGCATACGTGAGCCGCAAGGACTTCAACGGTCTCGTCCGGGACTGGTTCCTCGTAAATGCGGCCATCGGCCAACGGGCCAACATCGTCCTCCACATCGCCGACGATGTACCCGAGGAACTCCCTCGCCTGTTGGTGGCCGCCGATCTGGCCGAACGGCCAGGTGTCCGTGAACGCAATGCCGCCCTCGACATCATCAGGAGCATCCGTGCCGATTGA
- a CDS encoding DUF1016 N-terminal domain-containing protein: MYWSIGRAILERQEVESRGSGVIGRLAEDLRAEFPEMEGLPRQSLTVKA, encoded by the coding sequence TTGTATTGGTCCATTGGGCGGGCGATCCTGGAGCGCCAGGAAGTCGAGAGCAGGGGGAGCGGGGTCATTGGACGACTGGCAGAGGACCTAAGGGCGGAGTTCCCGGAGATGGAGGGACTGCCGCGCCAATCGCTCACCGTAAAGGCGTGA
- a CDS encoding 2-hydroxyacid dehydrogenase: MRIVIADSNLMPQRATFEAALPNGTVTSWHESWNEHSVLTDLKDADVYVGPKFTAAMGADARNLRLVHVAGAGYDGIDADALPAGTVCANTFHHEGSIAEHIATVLVALRRNLLGQDAALRTGVWSSSVYSSDIRQPETLRGAVVTFLGFGHIGSAAWNLLQAFGAEGIAITRSGSVSAEEHSLRWTGTTERLGEALSESDVLVVSIPLDAGTTSLIGAAELDDLGPDGQIVNVARGPVVDETALYDALRDRRIAGAAIDVWYQYPGPEGRGEPSALPFGRLDNIIMTPHSSGVTAETFRGRAIEIAENITRLSTNQPLKNVVISR; the protein is encoded by the coding sequence ATGAGAATCGTCATCGCAGACTCCAACCTGATGCCGCAACGTGCCACCTTCGAAGCGGCATTGCCGAACGGCACCGTCACCTCCTGGCACGAGAGTTGGAACGAACACTCGGTCCTGACAGACCTGAAAGACGCCGACGTCTATGTTGGACCGAAGTTCACCGCTGCCATGGGCGCCGACGCCCGGAACCTCCGGCTGGTCCACGTCGCCGGGGCCGGCTATGACGGGATCGATGCCGACGCGCTGCCAGCCGGGACCGTCTGCGCCAACACCTTCCACCATGAGGGCTCCATCGCCGAGCACATCGCCACCGTGCTCGTGGCTCTGCGACGCAACCTGCTGGGCCAGGATGCCGCCCTGCGCACCGGCGTCTGGTCTTCGTCCGTCTACTCCTCCGACATCCGCCAGCCAGAAACGCTGCGCGGAGCGGTGGTGACCTTCCTCGGATTCGGCCACATCGGCAGCGCCGCCTGGAACCTGCTGCAGGCCTTCGGCGCGGAAGGCATTGCCATCACCCGCAGCGGCTCCGTCAGCGCCGAAGAACACTCCCTGCGGTGGACCGGGACCACGGAGCGCCTGGGCGAGGCCCTCAGCGAATCCGACGTGCTGGTGGTCAGCATCCCGCTCGACGCCGGAACCACCTCCCTGATCGGCGCGGCGGAACTGGACGACCTCGGCCCCGACGGGCAGATCGTCAACGTCGCCCGCGGGCCCGTCGTCGACGAAACCGCGCTCTACGATGCGCTGAGGGACCGCCGGATCGCCGGCGCCGCCATCGACGTTTGGTACCAGTACCCCGGCCCGGAGGGACGCGGGGAACCGTCAGCCCTGCCCTTCGGCCGCCTGGACAACATCATCATGACCCCACACTCCTCCGGCGTCACCGCCGAAACCTTCCGCGGCCGCGCAATCGAAATCGCTGAAAACATCACCCGACTGTCCACGAACCAGCCCCTGAAGAATGTAGTGATCTCCCGATGA
- a CDS encoding LacI family DNA-binding transcriptional regulator, whose product MAAKLTDVAKLAGVSLATASRAFGDPGRLAAETRQKVMDAAVQLGYDVPGLSGSRTFGVIVPDISNAVFAALIKAIQDQAWHGRHRMVLADTSESSTREREHLSAFASGVDGIILCSPRLPSKDIHNLAGNAPLVVINGEAEHAARVLMEVGEGLRQAVEHLYALGHRKLAYVPGPASSWANSQRLAAVTRLCDEWGIELVTVGNQNATVDGGLAASASVVASGATAVIAYNDLVGIGVLAGARTLGYHCPEDISVVGIDDLDIAAAAEPGLTSVRVPISRSGSLALELLLEQIAGKPTATEAVHLNSQLIVRGSTFAARNADHTLQGK is encoded by the coding sequence ATGGCCGCAAAACTGACTGACGTCGCAAAACTCGCGGGAGTGTCGCTCGCAACGGCGTCACGGGCCTTTGGCGATCCGGGCCGGCTTGCCGCTGAAACCCGACAGAAGGTCATGGACGCGGCCGTTCAACTTGGCTACGACGTCCCGGGGCTCTCGGGCAGCCGGACGTTCGGTGTCATCGTCCCGGACATCTCCAACGCCGTCTTCGCGGCCCTGATCAAGGCCATCCAGGATCAAGCCTGGCACGGTCGGCACCGCATGGTCCTGGCTGATACCTCCGAGTCATCCACCCGTGAACGTGAGCACCTGTCCGCTTTTGCATCCGGGGTAGACGGCATCATCCTGTGCTCCCCCCGGCTCCCCTCCAAGGACATCCACAACCTTGCCGGCAACGCACCGCTCGTGGTGATCAACGGCGAAGCCGAGCACGCAGCGCGGGTGTTGATGGAAGTCGGCGAGGGACTCCGCCAGGCGGTGGAGCACCTTTATGCGTTGGGGCACCGGAAGCTGGCCTACGTTCCCGGCCCGGCGTCCTCTTGGGCCAACAGCCAGCGCCTCGCCGCGGTCACCCGGCTTTGTGATGAGTGGGGCATCGAACTGGTCACCGTTGGTAACCAGAACGCGACGGTCGACGGCGGACTGGCCGCCTCCGCTTCGGTGGTCGCGAGCGGTGCCACGGCCGTCATCGCCTACAACGACTTGGTGGGCATCGGCGTGCTCGCCGGCGCGCGGACCCTCGGTTACCACTGCCCTGAGGACATCAGTGTTGTGGGCATCGACGATCTTGACATCGCTGCGGCGGCCGAGCCAGGGCTGACCTCGGTCCGTGTACCTATTAGCCGAAGCGGCTCCTTGGCGCTGGAACTCCTGCTCGAACAGATCGCCGGCAAACCGACCGCCACCGAGGCGGTCCACCTCAACTCCCAGCTCATCGTGCGCGGATCAACCTTCGCCGCCCGCAACGCAGACCATACCCTCCAGGGAAAGTAA
- a CDS encoding mannitol dehydrogenase family protein — MATSPLTAAIPGILRRPAAPAPGIVHLGLGNFHRAHQAVYTDAAITANGGDWGIIGVASRSTTIPDAMHTQDMLYTVVEISPTGSAFTVPRVHTDAFTAAADPDRVTKAIGDAGTRIVSLTVTENGYNYTPATGSLNLQDPAIRRDLAHPGSPQTPIGQIVRGLQHRSRSHGEPVAILSCDNLADNGHHTQRLVREFASLLPAAEAAEALAFIDARTSFPSSMVDRIVPATTDHYRRMVASHRGYDDRIPVPAEPFSMWIIEDNFISGRPTWEDGGAVFSDEVAAYEQLKVRLLNGTHSLIAYLGALTGAVTIPESISHPSIELAARSVLRHEYLPTVSVPRDVDVDAYEEELFTRWRNTALGHRTSQVGSDGSVKLRQRIPLPALRLLDDGGMPQLLALTTAAYLACIAPLPGFDPGPQAHAMEDPARALLAGLAAGSRSGHDLARKVIGDHHLLGEELAERDAFILRTGEFIDIIHTAGPMAAITEAGTPVSLASAPALQPTRSTP; from the coding sequence ATGGCCACCTCGCCACTGACCGCGGCCATCCCTGGAATCCTGCGGCGGCCGGCAGCACCGGCCCCGGGGATTGTCCATCTGGGCCTCGGCAACTTCCACCGCGCACACCAGGCCGTCTACACCGACGCCGCCATCACCGCTAACGGCGGTGACTGGGGCATCATCGGCGTCGCCAGCCGCTCCACCACCATCCCGGACGCTATGCACACCCAGGACATGCTCTACACCGTGGTGGAAATATCACCCACGGGCTCAGCTTTCACTGTTCCCCGCGTACACACGGACGCCTTCACGGCCGCCGCCGACCCGGACCGCGTAACAAAGGCAATCGGCGACGCCGGTACCAGGATCGTGTCCCTCACCGTCACCGAGAACGGCTATAACTACACCCCCGCCACCGGCTCACTCAACCTCCAGGACCCGGCAATCCGGCGCGATCTGGCCCACCCCGGCTCACCGCAGACTCCGATCGGGCAGATTGTCCGGGGCCTGCAGCACCGGTCCCGGTCCCACGGCGAACCCGTCGCCATCCTCAGCTGCGACAACCTGGCCGACAACGGCCACCACACACAGCGTTTGGTCCGTGAATTCGCGTCCCTGCTCCCGGCCGCCGAAGCCGCCGAAGCCCTTGCCTTCATCGACGCCCGCACCAGCTTCCCCTCCTCCATGGTGGACCGCATCGTGCCGGCCACCACGGACCACTACCGGAGGATGGTCGCATCCCACCGCGGCTACGACGACCGGATCCCGGTCCCCGCTGAACCGTTCAGCATGTGGATCATCGAGGACAACTTCATTTCCGGTCGCCCCACCTGGGAGGACGGCGGAGCAGTGTTTTCCGACGAGGTGGCCGCGTACGAGCAACTGAAGGTCCGGCTCCTGAACGGCACGCACTCCCTCATCGCCTACCTCGGGGCCCTGACCGGCGCCGTCACCATCCCCGAATCCATTTCGCACCCTTCCATCGAACTGGCTGCCCGCTCCGTGCTCCGCCACGAGTACCTGCCCACCGTTTCGGTGCCGCGCGATGTCGACGTGGACGCCTACGAGGAAGAGCTCTTCACCCGCTGGCGCAACACTGCCCTCGGTCACCGCACCAGCCAGGTGGGATCCGACGGATCCGTCAAACTCCGCCAGCGAATCCCGCTGCCTGCACTGCGGCTGCTCGACGACGGCGGAATGCCCCAGCTCCTGGCCCTCACCACCGCCGCGTATCTCGCATGCATTGCCCCGCTGCCAGGCTTCGATCCCGGACCACAGGCCCACGCCATGGAGGACCCGGCACGCGCACTGCTGGCAGGCCTCGCAGCAGGATCCCGCTCCGGGCACGACCTCGCCCGCAAGGTCATCGGCGACCACCACCTCCTTGGCGAGGAACTTGCCGAACGCGACGCCTTCATCCTGCGCACCGGCGAGTTCATCGACATTATTCACACAGCGGGACCAATGGCCGCCATCACAGAAGCCGGAACACCCGTTTCCCTCGCTTCAGCCCCGGCCCTCCAACCCACACGGAGCACACCATGA
- a CDS encoding ATP-dependent nuclease — protein sequence MRLTSVHIKRFKSVDDSGKFDLEPDVTALVGKNESGKTAALQALYRVNPVASGYARGFDALRDYPRGDYNEDEADGNIAKSSPVTAVFSLDDDDKDAIAGQFGSKTFTGDAITVSRHYDDDTMFMTVEIDELAMAKHFVAAAGLDENKYAAGTSLKAIIDRLQGENEAPAVIALGEKLAEMDFKQEVRTFLRPLIPKFVYFDEWGTIGDDIPVNRLLDDESDLTPSERTALSLLRVAKADAGRFTEENYTMRKASMEGAANSLTRKLFKYWSQNQDLRITLDVDMRKTAIEPIVSQQGLSVPQFDFDPYLKIGVFNNRHQVTLDIGQRSRGFLWFFSFLAAFSEYARDKTPKIILLDEPGLSLHATAQADLLRYIEDELAPHHQVIYTTHSPFMIDASHIERCRTVEDRQHEGTRITADVLRAGQETMFPLLAAIGVDLAQTLLIGPHQLLVEGPSDLMYLAIMSEAVKTRTDDPTAGLDPRWSVVPAGGIEKMPAFISLFTGSNLNIAAMIDVAAKGNQRIDDIINRGLIEHSAIIRLTEFTNTREADVEDLFDRTWYLELLDESGIGSFSLDSLNPGRVMPQIERLLGGRFDHYHPASFLSRNPTFIDKLTDEDILRFGKLFGRLNNMLPAPRTDESRVPLQ from the coding sequence ATGAGGCTTACATCTGTTCATATTAAGAGGTTCAAGAGCGTCGATGATTCCGGAAAATTCGACCTTGAACCCGATGTAACCGCATTGGTGGGGAAGAATGAATCCGGAAAGACAGCGGCACTCCAGGCCCTGTACCGAGTCAACCCGGTCGCTTCCGGCTACGCCCGCGGGTTCGACGCGCTCAGGGACTATCCTCGCGGGGACTACAACGAGGATGAGGCCGATGGAAACATCGCCAAGTCGTCGCCTGTCACAGCGGTCTTCTCCTTGGACGACGACGACAAAGACGCCATCGCTGGACAATTTGGGTCCAAGACATTCACAGGTGATGCGATCACAGTCAGTCGTCACTACGACGACGACACGATGTTCATGACTGTGGAAATCGATGAACTTGCAATGGCCAAGCATTTTGTGGCCGCCGCCGGTCTCGATGAAAACAAGTACGCCGCTGGAACGTCTCTGAAGGCCATTATTGACCGGCTCCAAGGCGAAAATGAGGCGCCTGCCGTCATCGCGCTCGGCGAAAAACTAGCAGAAATGGACTTCAAACAGGAAGTCAGAACCTTCCTCCGGCCCCTGATCCCTAAGTTTGTCTATTTTGACGAGTGGGGGACGATCGGCGATGACATCCCCGTCAACCGTCTCCTAGACGACGAATCGGATTTGACTCCCTCTGAACGCACGGCACTGTCATTGCTCAGGGTCGCCAAAGCCGACGCCGGGCGATTCACTGAGGAGAACTACACTATGCGGAAGGCCTCCATGGAGGGAGCCGCAAACAGCCTCACCCGAAAACTCTTCAAGTACTGGAGCCAGAACCAGGACCTTCGCATCACTCTGGATGTCGACATGCGCAAGACCGCGATCGAGCCCATTGTGAGCCAGCAGGGCCTCAGCGTGCCCCAGTTCGACTTTGATCCCTACTTGAAGATAGGCGTGTTCAACAATCGCCACCAAGTCACCCTCGACATCGGCCAGCGATCCCGAGGGTTTCTCTGGTTCTTCTCCTTCCTAGCCGCCTTCAGTGAATACGCCCGCGACAAGACACCGAAGATCATCCTGCTTGACGAGCCAGGCCTAAGCCTCCATGCAACGGCCCAGGCCGACCTGCTTCGATACATCGAAGATGAACTGGCCCCGCACCACCAGGTCATCTACACCACACACTCACCCTTCATGATCGATGCCTCCCACATCGAACGATGCCGGACCGTGGAGGACCGACAGCACGAGGGCACAAGGATCACCGCCGACGTTCTACGCGCCGGACAAGAAACGATGTTTCCACTGCTCGCCGCAATCGGCGTTGATCTGGCACAGACACTTCTCATCGGCCCACACCAACTGCTCGTCGAAGGCCCGAGCGATCTTATGTACCTCGCCATCATGTCCGAAGCCGTGAAGACGCGAACAGATGATCCTACGGCGGGGCTAGACCCCCGATGGAGCGTCGTCCCTGCCGGCGGGATCGAGAAAATGCCCGCGTTCATCAGTCTGTTCACTGGCAGCAATCTCAACATTGCCGCCATGATCGACGTCGCGGCAAAGGGAAACCAGCGCATCGACGACATCATCAACAGAGGTCTCATCGAGCATTCAGCCATCATTCGACTGACCGAATTCACAAACACCCGAGAAGCAGACGTAGAAGACCTCTTTGACCGCACATGGTACTTGGAACTCTTGGACGAATCCGGCATCGGCAGTTTCTCCTTGGACAGCCTCAATCCAGGTCGCGTCATGCCCCAGATCGAGCGCCTTTTGGGCGGGAGATTCGACCACTACCACCCCGCCAGCTTCCTCAGCCGCAACCCGACCTTCATCGACAAACTAACAGACGAAGACATACTGCGCTTTGGCAAATTATTTGGTCGTCTCAACAACATGCTTCCAGCTCCCCGGACTGACGAGTCTAGGGTGCCTCTTCAATAG
- a CDS encoding NAD(P)-dependent alcohol dehydrogenase, with protein MTTQAIHETNTPALPTGTQAAVLHGARDLRIEHKVLTPLGPDDLLVEMRSGGICGSDMHYFAEGRNGTNVLRQPTVLGHEGAGVVIAAGPNAKVAPGTAVVIEPALPCRECATCLSGRYNLCPTGTCFGSPPTDGLFARHVVVPEAAVHPLPDTIPAEIGAAIEPLAVAVWAVERAQVRKGHRVLITGAGPIGLLVARVAASRGAAEIVVTDVNDDRLAVATKFSATRTINTATTPLDLAGMDRLIECSGNARALADGIQTLAPATRATVVGQAKPTVDGIPLGFLQRYEIDLVTAFRYANAFPTAIDLAASGVVDLQSIITSTYPLEDAAAALTAPVVDPTNLKVLITY; from the coding sequence ATGACCACCCAAGCGATCCACGAAACGAACACGCCTGCGCTTCCCACCGGCACCCAGGCCGCCGTGCTGCACGGCGCCCGCGATCTGCGCATCGAGCACAAGGTACTGACACCCCTAGGCCCGGATGACCTCCTGGTCGAAATGCGCTCCGGCGGAATCTGCGGCTCGGACATGCACTACTTCGCCGAGGGACGAAACGGCACCAACGTGCTGCGCCAGCCCACGGTCCTGGGACACGAAGGCGCCGGCGTGGTCATCGCTGCGGGACCCAACGCGAAAGTGGCCCCCGGCACCGCCGTCGTCATTGAACCCGCACTGCCCTGCCGGGAATGCGCCACCTGCCTGTCCGGACGCTACAACCTCTGCCCCACCGGAACCTGCTTCGGATCTCCCCCGACCGATGGGCTTTTCGCGCGCCACGTGGTGGTCCCCGAAGCCGCCGTCCACCCCTTGCCGGACACCATCCCGGCCGAAATCGGCGCCGCGATCGAACCGCTCGCCGTCGCCGTCTGGGCCGTCGAACGGGCGCAGGTCCGCAAAGGCCACCGGGTCCTGATCACCGGCGCCGGACCCATCGGACTGCTCGTCGCCCGTGTCGCGGCATCCCGAGGCGCCGCCGAAATCGTAGTGACGGACGTGAACGACGACCGCCTCGCCGTCGCCACAAAATTCAGCGCCACCCGCACCATCAACACCGCCACCACACCCCTGGATCTTGCAGGCATGGATCGGCTGATCGAATGCTCCGGGAACGCGCGTGCCCTCGCCGACGGCATCCAGACCCTGGCACCGGCAACCCGCGCCACCGTCGTCGGCCAGGCCAAACCCACCGTGGACGGGATTCCGCTCGGATTCCTCCAGCGCTACGAGATCGACCTCGTCACCGCGTTCCGGTACGCCAACGCGTTCCCGACGGCGATCGACCTCGCCGCCTCCGGCGTGGTGGACCTGCAGTCCATCATCACCAGCACCTACCCACTCGAAGACGCCGCCGCCGCCCTCACGGCACCGGTGGTCGACCCGACCAACCTCAAAGTCCTCATCACCTACTGA